TCGAACTTAAAATTACAACTTTCGCAATGTTGGTGCATTTTTGGAAAACCTAAACTGAAGAAAAAACTTTTGTCAGCAAAAACTTTTCCTTTATGACAATTTGGGCATTCATTTCTAAAAATATGATATAAACTTTTAAACATGTTATTTATTTTTATGCAAATTTATAATGTTTATGGTAATCAAATGTTTAGTATATTCGCTAACTATAGCACAATAAAGACATTTTGAAAAAAGACCCTATTTACAATATTCAGAACTTCTCGACTTCATTTAAAAAAAATGATTTATACATCAATACTTTTAAAAATCATTTAATAAAACACAGTTTTATAGAAAAACCGCATCGTCACAACTTTTATCTTTTGGTTTTATTTACGCACGGAACAGGTCTACATGAAATTGATTTCACCAAATACATCATAAAACCAGGAAGTTTATTTGTGTTACAACCTGGACAAATTCACAATTGGCAATTATCAAATGATATAGAAGGCTACATTTTCTTTTATTCTCAGGAAATTTACAATTTGTATTTTAGAAGTAAAAAAATTGAAGATTACCCTTTTTATTCAACGGTGATGAACCAACCTGAAATTGTTTTTGATGAGGAAGAAATGATGACAATTAAACCTTTTTTTGAGTTAATGATAAAAGAAAGTGTAAAAAATGCATCAAACAAAGAGGATTTACTTTTAAACCTTTTAGATTGTATTCACATAGAAATTTCTAGGAAATATAGTCATAGTTCAAATCATGTTTCACACTTATATAATCACAAAATATATGATTTTGAACAATTTGTAGAACACTTTTATAAGACCGA
The window above is part of the Flavobacterium sp. PMTSA4 genome. Proteins encoded here:
- a CDS encoding helix-turn-helix transcriptional regulator; protein product: MKKDPIYNIQNFSTSFKKNDLYINTFKNHLIKHSFIEKPHRHNFYLLVLFTHGTGLHEIDFTKYIIKPGSLFVLQPGQIHNWQLSNDIEGYIFFYSQEIYNLYFRSKKIEDYPFYSTVMNQPEIVFDEEEMMTIKPFFELMIKESVKNASNKEDLLLNLLDCIHIEISRKYSHSSNHVSHLYNHKIYDFEQFVEHFYKTEKLPSFYASKMNISLKHLNRICKETLNLTSTEMITNRVILEAKRLLINPSYSINQVADQLGFENYSYFSRLFKKQTEMTPNEFRNFINNKNLAQK